In the genome of Triticum urartu cultivar G1812 chromosome 5, Tu2.1, whole genome shotgun sequence, one region contains:
- the LOC125509956 gene encoding uncharacterized protein LOC125509956, protein MPDFHVYPQASCLSRECSPDVSVVTPSMPAPAPIDLNATPVAGGSSSGGARKRARQTPIDVLPDAHNLFNGMPTADDEDYMKNLIFEGDAPTPGYDPDETQSQDDRGAFTPVAGYDPDQAAFMRDQVGMALDGFPLDQEFPDDYGQEEEDECDIEVEPLFEDKLANQAAGPKPKRKSKRTKAYTAAEDKLLCECWRDIGQDPRRAPNKSIQPLGSVSTRSFMSARSFRLTKL, encoded by the coding sequence ATGCCCGACTTCCATGTGTACCCGCAGGCCTCCTGCCTCTCTAGGGAGTGCTCGCCCGACGTGAGCGTGGTCACGCCTTCCATGCCCGCGCCCGCGCCCATTGACCTCAACGCTACCCCGGTAGCCGGTGGCTCGTCATCTGGAGGCGCGAGGAAACGCGCGCGGCAGACGCCGATCGACGTGCTACCGGACGCCCACAACCTGTTCAACGGAATGCCGACTGCCGACGACGAGGACTACATGAAGAACCTCATCTTCGAGGGCGATGCACCGACCCCTGGCTACGATCCCGACGAGACACAAAGCCAGGACGACCGCGGGGCGTTCACGCCGGTCGCTGGCTATGATCCCGATCAGGCGGCCTTCATGCGTGATCAGGTCGGCATGGCCTTGGACGGCTTCCCACTCGACCAAGAGTTCCCAGACGACTACGGTCAAGAGGAAGAGGACGAGTGCGACATCGAAGTGGAGCCTTTGTTCGAGGACAAGCTCGCCAACCAAGCCGCCGGTCCTAAGCCGAAGCGCAAGAGCAAGCGCACGAAGGCATACACGGCTGCCGAGGACAAGCTTCTTTGCGAGTGTTGGCGAGACATTGGACAAGACCCAAGACGGGCGCCGAACAAAAGCATTCAACCTCTTGGATCCGTGTCCACCAGGAGTTTCATGAGCGCAAGAAGTTTCCGCCTTACCAAATTGTGA